A window of Danaus plexippus chromosome 12, MEX_DaPlex, whole genome shotgun sequence contains these coding sequences:
- the LOC116772641 gene encoding membrane protein BRI3, translating to MEKPTVTEQPPPYSAATMGTGAHTYPPPPPPPPQGSFPPPPGYTPYGTTPQTAFVPNYGATNIIIPPPIIAVGACPACRVGILEDDFTCLGILCAILFFPIGILCCLAMKNRRCSNCGAMFG from the exons atgGAGAAACCTACTGTTACTGAACAACCACCCCCTTACTCAGCAGCTACTATGGGAACGG gAGCACATACTTACCctccgccgccgccgccgccacCCCAAGGGTCATTCCCTCCACCGCCGGGCTACACACCATATGGTACAACCCCGCAAACAGCTTTTGTCCCAAACTATGGGGCTACTAACATTATCATACCACCTCCCATAATAGCTGTAGGTGCTTGCCCAGCATGTCGAGTGGGTATATTAGAAGACGATTTCACTTGTCTCGGTATTTTGTgcgccattttatttttccctATCGGCATTTTGTGCTGTTTGGCGATGAAGAATAGACGGTGCTCCAATTGCGGCGCTATGTTTGGATAA
- the LOC116772438 gene encoding uncharacterized protein LOC116772438 isoform X2, which produces MSSEIRLVQEIEKFECLYNNFLPEYNRKDLAEEAWAQVSSSTELSAECKEKWRNIRSSLLRNLKPSEKPRKPYYLIPYLHFLIPFLKPINNLEQKDEPNTSKDSDIFICAVKSEDECQLICDTINSEIISDEDSHVERVQSHSNSVPNKRKRKEGNSSIKRKRQETEIAYDISSIPSSDAPRTVCEAMRYFLLSLLPEFETMSEDQIRQFKIKVMMAIDDIKSNGGKIKPLPDSTSNRLQKRLINLLLKNLEKS; this is translated from the exons atgtCATCCGAAATAAGACTTGTGCAGGAAATAGAGAAGTTTgagtgtttatataataactttttgccAGAATACAATCGTAAAGATTTAGCTGAAGAGGCCTGGGCACAAGTTTCCAGCAGTACAGAGCTGTCAG CAGAATGTAAAGAGAAATGGAGAAACATTAGAAGTTCGCTCCTCAGAAATCTCAAACCAAGTGAAAAACCGAGAAAACCGTATTATCTAATACCATATCTACATTTCTTAATACCATTCCTAAAACCAATTAATAATCTCGAACAAAAGGACGAACCAAACACCAGCAAAGattcagatatatttatttgtgccGTAAAATCTGAGGACGAGTGTCAGTTAATATGTGACACAATTAATTCAGAAATAATATCTGATGAGGACTCCCACGTCGAAAGGGTGCAGTCTCATTCAAATTCTGTaccaaataaaagaaaaagaaaagagGGAAATAGTAGCATAAAAAGAAAACGTCAAGAGACAGAGATTGCTTATGACATTAGTTCAATACCATCGAGCGACGCACCACGAACAGTTTGTGAAGCTATGAGATACTTTCTCTTAAGTCTTTTACCAGAATTCGAAACAATGTCAGAAGACCAAATTagacagtttaaaataaaagtaatgatgGCTATAGATGATATCAAATCAAATGGgggtaaaataaaacctttaccGGATAGTACGTCCAATCGTTTACAGAAAAGACTTATTAATTTGCTCCTAAAAAATCTTGAAAAGAGTTGA
- the LOC116772438 gene encoding uncharacterized protein LOC116772438 isoform X1: protein MSSEIRLVQEIEKFECLYNNFLPEYNRKDLAEEAWAQVSSSTELSVAECKEKWRNIRSSLLRNLKPSEKPRKPYYLIPYLHFLIPFLKPINNLEQKDEPNTSKDSDIFICAVKSEDECQLICDTINSEIISDEDSHVERVQSHSNSVPNKRKRKEGNSSIKRKRQETEIAYDISSIPSSDAPRTVCEAMRYFLLSLLPEFETMSEDQIRQFKIKVMMAIDDIKSNGGKIKPLPDSTSNRLQKRLINLLLKNLEKS, encoded by the exons atgtCATCCGAAATAAGACTTGTGCAGGAAATAGAGAAGTTTgagtgtttatataataactttttgccAGAATACAATCGTAAAGATTTAGCTGAAGAGGCCTGGGCACAAGTTTCCAGCAGTACAGAGCTGTCAG TAGCAGAATGTAAAGAGAAATGGAGAAACATTAGAAGTTCGCTCCTCAGAAATCTCAAACCAAGTGAAAAACCGAGAAAACCGTATTATCTAATACCATATCTACATTTCTTAATACCATTCCTAAAACCAATTAATAATCTCGAACAAAAGGACGAACCAAACACCAGCAAAGattcagatatatttatttgtgccGTAAAATCTGAGGACGAGTGTCAGTTAATATGTGACACAATTAATTCAGAAATAATATCTGATGAGGACTCCCACGTCGAAAGGGTGCAGTCTCATTCAAATTCTGTaccaaataaaagaaaaagaaaagagGGAAATAGTAGCATAAAAAGAAAACGTCAAGAGACAGAGATTGCTTATGACATTAGTTCAATACCATCGAGCGACGCACCACGAACAGTTTGTGAAGCTATGAGATACTTTCTCTTAAGTCTTTTACCAGAATTCGAAACAATGTCAGAAGACCAAATTagacagtttaaaataaaagtaatgatgGCTATAGATGATATCAAATCAAATGGgggtaaaataaaacctttaccGGATAGTACGTCCAATCGTTTACAGAAAAGACTTATTAATTTGCTCCTAAAAAATCTTGAAAAGAGTTGA
- the LOC116772314 gene encoding protein N-terminal asparagine amidohydrolase: MVVVLNGVLADECPTSVRALLSAHPGYRDAAAQLLATAPRVVGPQGLLYVAQRELAAVVPHDKNVSIIGSDDATSCIIVVVRHSGSGAVSLAHLDGSGTEEVAAAMVAKAQQLAAGYPEGRLELQMVGGFTDPRRYSDDLFANIMLSFHRLSEEIDLTLACCCELNTALGGSPSPLVTGVGVDIRAGDMFPATFPDKGPELPLRSARTITGGPNAAQVFDIYDNGVGMLRIGPFNYEPLRSVELWLGQSDDFILQHLSTTPAVEAPHFVHNIRVTLKFIQQHPFPAVTVFPDNRPHYYRRDEQSGCWVPVRF; the protein is encoded by the exons ATGGTGGTGGTGCTGAATGGGGTGTTGGCGGACGAGTGCCCCACGTCGGTGAGGGCGCTCCTGTCTGCTCATCCAGGGTACAGAGATGCAGCAGCACAACTCCTGGCCACAGCCCCCAGGGTTGTCGGACCTCAAGGGCTGTTGTACGTTGCCCAGAGAGAATTGGCCGCTGTCGTTCCCCACGACA aaAACGTCAGTATCATAGGCTCCGATGACGCCACGTCTTGTATTATAGTAGTTGTCAGACATTcag GTTCAGGTGCGGTTTCATTGGCCCATCTCGACGGCTCTGGGACAGAGGAAGTAGCGGCGGCCATGGTCGCTAAAGCGCAGCAACTAGCTGCAGGTTACCCTGAGGGTAGGCTGGAGTTACAGATGGTAGGAGGATTCACTGATCCCCGTAGATATTCTGACGACCTCTTCGCTAATATCATGT TGTCCTTCCACCGTCTGTCAGAAGAGATAGACTTGACGCTAGCGTGTTGTTGCGAGCTGAACACAGCGTTGGGCGGTTCACCGTCCCCGCTGGTGACTGGTGTTGGGGTTGATATAAGGGCTGGAGACATGTTCCCCGCGACCTTTCCTGATAAAGGACCAGAGCTTCCATTAAGAAGCGCCAGAACCATCACCGGTGGACCAAACGCTGCTCAG GTGTTCGATATATACGACAACGGTGTCGGCATGTTGCGTATCGGCCCATTCAACTACGAGCCGCTGCGTAGTGTCGAGCTCTGGCTGGGTCAGTCCGATGACTTCATACTGCAACATCTGAGTACAACGCCAGCCGTTGAGGCGCCGCACTTCGTACATAAT atCCGTGTAACTCTAAAGTTCATCCAGCAACATCCGTTTCCCGCTGTGACGGTGTTCCCTGACAACAGACCGCACTACTACCGCCGAGATGAACAGTCGGGATGCTGGGTACCCGTCAGGTTCTAA